A genomic stretch from Scatophagus argus isolate fScaArg1 chromosome 19, fScaArg1.pri, whole genome shotgun sequence includes:
- the LOC124050350 gene encoding uncharacterized protein LOC124050350 — MQDQDECDSTTWVFSGLRQNTAAEELVKLGQIGEQARTKSDRLSVTKNCSLVIKKVSAEDAGRYTCRQYKSGHQQGPDSQVHLSVVTMTEREDADEVTLSCSVVTCSHTIEWLRVLHGAQQTHSQDVKTSQFHCSATVTFLQLELKSNYRESFKCKLKNVHSGEVQLFAFSSQSSAGDPTKTPAAESTTKASQTVKSTEHEARTDCSVLDYMMLVLRVAELLLITLIAVLLIRAAGKQRPPDDNTVSHSVRRRTARRSGAAAGQVKVSSDRRWWCVQVNNDEDEDEGVVKYENFGETSASVSLH, encoded by the exons agcagaagagctgGTTAAACTCGGACAGATTGGTGAACAGGCCAGAACCAaatcagacagactgagtgtCACAAAGAACTGTTCTCTGGTTATAAAGAAGGTCTCAGCTGAGGATGCTGGTCGTTACACCTGCAGACAGTACAAATCAGGACATCAACAAGGTCCAGACTCTCAGGttcatctgtctgtggtcacca TGACTGAACGTGAGGACGCTGATGAGGTGACATTAAGCTGCTCTGTGGTGACATGTTCACACACGATCGAGTGGCTGCGTGTGCTTCACGGCGCTCAGCAGACGCACAGCCAAGATGTGAAGACGTCACAGTTTCACTGCTCAGCCACTGTGACGTTTCTGCAGCTCGAGCTCAAGTCCAACTATCGCGAGTCGTTCAAGTGTAAACTGAAAAACGTTCACAGTGGAGAAGTTCAGCTGTTTGCCTTCAGCAGCCAGTCTTCAG CTGGTGACCCGAcaaaaacaccagcagcagaaTCCACGACAAAAGCATCTCAGACAGTGAAATCAACGGAACACGAAG CTCGTACAGATTGTTCTGTTCTGGACTACATGATGTTGGTTCTGCGTGTGGCTGAACTCCTCCTCATTACTCTGATTGCTGTTCTTCTcatcagagctgcag GGAAGCAGAGACCACCTGATGACAACACT gtttcACACTCAGTCAGAAGGCGGACGGCGAGGCGTTCAGGTGCAGCAGCCGGTCAGGTAAAGGTCAGCTCAGACAGGAGGTGGTGGTGCGTTCAG gtgaataatgatgaagatgaagatgaaggtgtGGTGAAATATGAAAACTTTGGAGAAACTTCTGCCTCTGTCAGCCTCCACTGA